TCTTCGCCGATCTGCAGCCGAACGTGAAAGCGACGTGAGGGGACACGATACCACTTCTGCCCCTTGGTCAGGGTCGGGGGGGTACAGGTGATCCGCACCGGGGTGATGTCCAGCCGGCCACGCACGGCGATGTTGGCCGCGCCGCGCTGCAGCCGCGGCGGCTGCCCGGGCACGCTGCGGGTGCCTTCCGGGAAGATGACCAGGGTGCCGCCGGCCTGCACCGCCGCTACGCAATCGTCCACCAGGCCAGCGCCGTCATCGTTGGAGATGTAGCCGGCCGCGCGCACCGGACCACGCATGAACGGGTTGCAGGCCACGGCCCGCTTGACCACGCAATCGGCGTTGGGCAGCAACGAAATCAGGCAGACCACGTCGATCAGGGTCGGGTGATTGGCCAGGACCAGCAAACCGTCGCGCTGCAGGCGTTCCCGGCCTTCGATCTGCAGGGTCATCACCCCCAGCCGGCACATCAGCCGGACATGGCTGGCAAAGGCGGCCTGGACCACGCGCCGGGCGCGCCGGCGACGGGCCACCGGGTCCCGCATCAGCAGCAGCACCGGCATCACCAGGACGCCGAGCAGCAGCCCGCCGAGGCCAAACGCAGCAAAGCTCAGGCCGGTGCCGAACACCCGCCAGGCGTGATCGAGGCGGCGCAGCAGCTCACTCACGGCGGCCCCAGCGCCAGCGCTGGCCGTGGGCCACGTGCTCCAGCGCCGACGCGCCGGACAACAGGAAGCGGTGCAGGTCCAGCGCATGCGGCAGCAAGCCCGGCGCAGAAGTGGCCTGTTCTTCGGCCGGCTGCCACTGCAGAGAAAGCGTCGGGTGGCCCGCGGCGGGCGCGGTCAACCGCCAGCACCACGCAAAGAACGGGTCGGGTTCGTCGGCGAACGTCGCGTAAATTTCAGGAAGCGGAGATTCGTAGACCACCACCCGCACCTCGCGGGCGCCATCAGCCAGCAGGCCAACGGCCTCCAGGCACGCGGCCTCGACCGTGGCCTGGCCGGCAGCCAATGCCAGGTAGTTGCCGCGATGGCCGCGGGCGATGGAATACAGCGCGGCGATCGCGTTGTGCACCGACAGGCCGAATCCAGTGGGCGACAACGGCTGGTCGCCGACCAGCGCACCCAACAGGTCCATCGAACGTGCGACGTCGCCATGGCGGCTGGCGAACACCAGCGGCACGTCGCTGTCGGCCCCCTGCCCATCCTCGCACCAGCACGCGGCCTGGATCGCCATGCGGCCCAACCGCTCGATACGACGGCGTTGCATTGCCGGAACCTCCGCCAATGCCGGCGTATCCCCGCCATGCGGCAGGTACGGCGCATCGGCCCAGCCCAGCCACTGGCTACGCTCGCTCAGGCCGGGCGCCCACGCGGCCCAGTCGACGATGGAGAATTCAATCATTTAGCGTTGGTGCTTCAACGGGAGAACGATAGGCACGAGCCATTACGGCGACGCGCGGCGGCCCCCATTCCTGCAGCCGCGCGTCCGTCCAGGACGTCGCCGGCTGCCCCCCTGGCCGCCGGAAAGGAGCGCACGCTAGCACGTCCCGCGCAGGGTGTGCAGGTTTCACATTCCCCAACGCGGGGCCCGGCAACGGCCGGCCCCGCCTTCAATCGATCAGTGGTAACCGGTGTCGGCGTGCACCTTGCCGCGGAATACCCGATAGGACCAGGCCGTATAGCCCAGGATGACCGGCAACAGAATGACCAGCCCCACCAGCGTGAAGCCCAGCGAGGAGGCCGGCGCGGCGGCCTGCCACAGCGTCATCGACGGCGGCAGCAGGTACGGCCACATGCCCAGCACCAAGCCGAGGAAGCCGAGCACGAACAGCGCCAGGCTGAGCAGGAACGGCGGCAGGTCACGGCGTGGATGGGTGGCGCTGCGCCACAGCGCGGCCGCCACTGCCAGGGTCAGCAGCGGTACCGGCGACAGCCACCAGAAGTTGCCGTCGCTGAACCAACGCGCCATCAACCGCGAGTCGAGGAACGGCAGCCAGCTGCTGACCAGGCCCATCGCCGCGATCACCGCCACCACCAGCGGCCGGGTCATCTGTCGCGCCAGCGCCTGCACGCGCCCTCCGGTCTTCAGGATCAGCCAGGTGCTGCCCAGCAACGCGTAGCCGGCCACCAGCGCGGCGCCGGTAAGCATCGCGAACGGACTGAACCAGGCGAACGGTCCGCCCTGATAGACACCGTCCACCAGCGGGATGCCCTGCACCAGGGTGCCGAGGATCACGCCCTGGGCGAAGGTCGCCAGCAGTGAGCCAAGGCCGAACGCCACGCTCCACAGCCGGCGTGATCGATGCGCCTTGAAGCGGAACTCGAAGGCGACGCCGCGGAACACCAGCGCCACCACCAGCAGCAGCACCGGCAGGTACAACGCCGACAGCAGCACCGCATACGCCTTCGGGAAGGCCGCCAGCAGCCCGGCACCGCCCAGCACCAGCCAGGTCTCGTTGCCGTCCCAGATCGGCGCGGCGGTGTTCATCATCAGGTCCAGCTGTTCCTCGTCCTCGGCGAACGGAGCGAGGATGCCGATGCCGAGCACGAAGCCGTCCAGCACCACGTACATCAGTACGCCGAAACCGATCACCGCGAACCATGCCACCGGCAGCCAGGTCATCAGGTCCATGTCAGCGCTCCTCCAGCGGTTCGTCGGCCGCCGACAACGGGCGCGCCGGGGTATGGCTGCCGTGGTCCAGCGATGGTCCTTCGGCATGCGGCTGCGGTCCATGACGCAGGATCTTCACCAGGTACCAGATGCCCCAGCCGAACACGAACGCGTAGCCGACCACGTAAACGCCCAGCGACAGCGCGGTCATCCATGCACTCTGCGGGCCGACCGCATCAGCGGTGCGCAGCACGCCATACACCACCCACGGCTGGCGGCCCATCTCGGTGACGAACCAACCCGACAGCAGCGCGATGAAGCCGCTGGGCAGCATCCAGTTCCAGCCGCGCAGCAGCCATGGCGAATCCAGCAGCTTCCTCCGCCACAACTGGAAGGCCGACACCCAGGCCAGCAGCAGCATCAGCGTGCCCAGCCCAACCATGATGCGGAAGGCGAAGAACACCGGCGTCACCGGCGGCCGTTCACTGGCCGGTACCGAGGTCAGCGGATCGAAGGTGCCGTCCAGGCTGTGGGTGAGGATCACGCTGCCCAGCTTCGGGATGGCCACCTCGAAATCGTTGCGCTCTTCCTTTTCGTTGGGCAGCGCGAACACCACCAGGGGTACGCCCTCGCCCTCCTTCGTTTCATGCCAGTGCGCTTCCATCGCCGCGATCTTCATCGGCTGGTGCTTGAGCGTGTTCAGGCCATGCATGTCGCCGACGAAGATCTGCACCGGCACGGTCAGCGCCGCGAACGCCACCGCCGCGATCAGCATGCGTCGGCCCGCTTCCACATGCGTTCCCCTGCGCAGGTACCACGCACCCACGCCACCGATCACGAAACAGGTGGTGATGAACGAGCCCAGCGCCATGTGCGCCAGCCGGTACGGGAACGAGGGGTTGAACACCACCTGCCACCAGTCCACAGGATGCACGATGCCGTTGACCATCTCGTAGCCGGCCGGCGTATGCAGCCAGCTGTTGGACGACAGGATCCAGAACGTGGAGAACAGCGTGCCCAGCGCTACCATGCAGGTGGACAGGAAATGCAGGCGCGGCGAGACCCGGCCCCAACCGAACATCATCACGCCAAGGAAGCTGGCTTCCAGGAAGAACGCGGTCAGCACTTCGTAGGTCAGCAGCGGGCCGATGACCGTGCCGGCCACCTCGCTCAGCCGCGGCCAGTTGGTGCCGAACTGGAAGGCCATGACGATGCCGCTGACCACGCCCATGCCGAACGACACTGCGAAGATCTTCTGCCAGAAGAAATACAGCTCGCGCCACACCGGCAACTTCGTGCGCAGCCAGCGCCACTCGATGAAGGCCAACCAGCTGGCCGTACCGATGGTGAAGGCGGGGAACAGCACGTGGAAACTGATGACGAATCCGAACTGGATCCGGGACAACAACAACGCGTCCAAGGGACGCCTCCTGCCTGCGACCGGTGGGATACCGGACCACTTTAGGAGGATTTCGTCAAGGTGGGATGCGACCGGGTGACGCGCTGCTTCACTTTGTCGCAGGGCGGCGTGAAGGCCGCCGGACACGGCCCAGCGCTACCGATTGTCCGCTCCGGTAGCTGCCAACCTTGGTTGGCACACGCACCCAGGCACCGACTACGGTCGGCATCCAACCACCGCGATTGGAGCGACCCATCGCCCGGCAGGCGCCTCAGTGCCAGAAATACCAGGCCGCTGCAGCCAGCAGTGCGCCAAACAACAGCACCTGCACCACCACATAGCCCACACCGCTGTCGCGCGACTCGGCGGCAATGCGCTTCTGCAGCGCCTCGCTCACATCCGGCACGTCTTCCTGCTGCGCTGGCTCACGCAACGCCTGTGCCAGCGCGCGCGCTTCCGCATCGCGGGGATCGGTCGGTGGGTTCACAGCAGTTCTCCGGCGGTGGCGTGCCGCGTCAGTTCCTGTTTCAGGACCTGGCGTGCGCGGAACAGGTGGCTCTTGATGGTACCGCGTGCCAGCCCGGTCACCTGTTCGATCTCGGCCAGATCGAAATCTTCCAGATAATGAAGCCCGACGATCAGCCGCTGCGGCGCACTCAGCCGTTCCAGTGCTGCGCCCAGCTGGCGCCCGGCCTGCAATACCTCACTCAGTTCCGCCGGGCCCGGGCCTTCATCACCGATGCCAAGTTCTTCCGGCACCTCCACCGCTACCATCCATTGCGCTTCCAGGCGTCGCCGTCGCAGGTGCTGCAACGCGGTGGTGTAGGCCACCCGCGAAACCCAGGTACGCAACGAAGATTCAAATCGGAACCGGTGCAACTGACGGAACACCGCCAGGAAGGTTTCCTGCAGCAGGTCGGCCACCTGGTCGCGGTCGCCGACCATGCGACCGATCACGTGCGCGCAGGTACGCTGATACGCCTGCACCAGCTGCGCGAACGCCGGTTGCGAACCATCGATGATGGCGCGGACCAGGGCGCGGTCGTCATCCGCGTCGGGTATGGGCCCGGGGGCGACGTCGCGGCGACGCCCCCGCAATGCAGCCAGTGCTCCACCCAGCAGACTCATGCGCGGGGCGTCCCCTGTGCCCGTGGCATGCCTGCCTCAGCCCTTGCGCGTGGCGGGGCGGGTGAAGTGCCAGGCCAGCAGCTGGCCGAGGCCGGCACTGCCGACCATCGCGGCGGCGGCGCCGAAGGTCAGTTCGCGTGCACCGATCGCCTCCAGCAGGCCCATTGCCACGGCCAGGCTGACCAGGCTGATGCCCCAGCGCAGCGCGCCCTGGCGGCGGCGTTCTTCTTCCAGCACGGCCAATGAGCGGATCACTTCCTCCGGCACGTGCGGGGCCACCAGCTTGCTGCGCGCGCGGGCATCGGCAATGGCGTGGATCGCGTAGGCGATGCAGATGAAGAGGGTGATCGGAATCAGTTCCTGCATGGTCGGGCTCCTGTTCGGTGGATGATGCGGGTTCAGGAGAATGGATGCGCGACCACGGCCACCGGTTGCAGGATTTTGCCGATTCCGCTGCCATGACCTGTGGCCCCTGCCCCGGGCCCTTGCGGCTGCTACGCTTGCCCGGTTTCCTCTTCTGGTGCCGTCCGCCCATGTCCCGAGTGCTGCCCCTGTCCCTCCTGCTGTCGGCCGTGCTGGCCGCACCGGCTGCGCATGCCGCGCCGACGCCGATCACCATCGAACAGGCCATGGCCGACCCGGACTGGATCGGTCCGCCGGTCGAGAAGGCCTGGTGGTCGTGGAACAGCCAGCAGGTGGAATACCAGCTCAAGCGCAACGGCAGCCCGGTGCGCGATACCTTCCGCCAGCCGCTGGCCGGTGGCGTGGCCGCGCAGGTGGCCGATGACCAGCGCGGCACCTTGGACGTGGCCGAGCCGGTCTACGACCGCAGCCGCAGCCGCAGCGCCTTCGTGCGCAATGGCGACGTGTTCGTGCGCGACCTGCGCAGCGGCGCGCTGACCCAGCTGACCCGCAGCAACGAGCGCGCGGGCAACGTGAACTTCGCCGCCGACAACGGCGTGATCTGGCGGGTCGGCCAGAACTGGTTCCACTGGACCGCCGCCAGCGGCGTGCAGCAGGTGGCCAGCCTGAAGGCCGAGAAGGATCCCCGCACGCCGCCGAAGGCCGACGTGCTGCGCGACCAGCAGCTGCGCACGCTGGAGACCCTGCGCCGCGACCGTGACCAGCGCGAAGCCCTGAAGGACCAGGACCAGCGCTGGCGCCAGGCCGACCCGACCCGCGCACCGGGCCCGGTGTACCTGGGCGCCGACGTGGAGATCGGTGACAGCGTGCTGTCGCCCGACCTGACCCACCTGATCGTGGTGACCAAGCCTAAGGACTTCGATGACGGCCGCGGCGGCAAGATGCCGCTGTATGTGACCGAGTCGGGCTACGAGGAAACCGAGGACACGCGCACCCGCGTCGGCCGCAACGGCTTCGAACCGCACACCCTGTGGTACGTGGACGTGCGCACCGGCAAGGCCGAGAAGGTCTCGCTGGCCGGCCTGCCGGGCATCAGCACCGACCCGCTGGCCGAACTGCGCCGCAAGGCCGGCAAGGACGCGCTGAAGGGCGAGCGCAGCGTGCAGGTGATGAGTGACTTCATGGGCAGCGGCATCCGCTGGAGCGCCGACGGCCAGCAGGCCGCGGTGATGCTGCGTGCCAACGACAACAAGGACCGCTGGATCATCAGCGTCAACGCCTCCGACGGCCGCGTGCAGAACCGCCACCGCCTGACCGACAACGCCTGGATCAACTGGGGCTTCAACGATTTCGGCTGGATGGCCGATGGCCGCACGCTGTGGCTGCTGTCCGAGGAATCCGGCTTCTCGCACCTGTACACCCAGGCCGGTACCGCCAAGCCGCAGGCGCTGACCAGCGGCAAGTGGGAAACCTCGGCGCCGGTGCCGTCGGCCGATGGCAAGGGCTTCTACTTCCTGTGCAACCAGCAGGCCCCGCATGACTACGAAGTCTGCGCGGTCGATACCGGCACCCGCCAGGTGCGCGAGCTGACCAGCCTCAATGGCGTGGAAGACTTCTCGCTGTCGCCGGACGGCCAGCAGCTGCTGGTGCGCTACTCCGGTGCCTACCTGCCGCCGCAGCTGGCCGTGCTGCCCAGCGCCGGTGGCCAGGCCCGTGTTCTGACCGACACCCGCACCGCCGACTACAAGGCACGCCAGTGGATC
This genomic window from Stenotrophomonas maltophilia contains:
- a CDS encoding lysophospholipid acyltransferase family protein yields the protein MSELLRRLDHAWRVFGTGLSFAAFGLGGLLLGVLVMPVLLLMRDPVARRRRARRVVQAAFASHVRLMCRLGVMTLQIEGRERLQRDGLLVLANHPTLIDVVCLISLLPNADCVVKRAVACNPFMRGPVRAAGYISNDDGAGLVDDCVAAVQAGGTLVIFPEGTRSVPGQPPRLQRGAANIAVRGRLDITPVRITCTPPTLTKGQKWYRVPSRRFHVRLQIGEDIPIAPFLAEDDSPRGDALAARRVTEHLSRYFDLSGEPPRAST
- a CDS encoding beta-ketoacyl synthase chain length factor gives rise to the protein MIEFSIVDWAAWAPGLSERSQWLGWADAPYLPHGGDTPALAEVPAMQRRRIERLGRMAIQAACWCEDGQGADSDVPLVFASRHGDVARSMDLLGALVGDQPLSPTGFGLSVHNAIAALYSIARGHRGNYLALAAGQATVEAACLEAVGLLADGAREVRVVVYESPLPEIYATFADEPDPFFAWCWRLTAPAAGHPTLSLQWQPAEEQATSAPGLLPHALDLHRFLLSGASALEHVAHGQRWRWGRRE
- the cydB gene encoding cytochrome d ubiquinol oxidase subunit II; this translates as MDLMTWLPVAWFAVIGFGVLMYVVLDGFVLGIGILAPFAEDEEQLDLMMNTAAPIWDGNETWLVLGGAGLLAAFPKAYAVLLSALYLPVLLLVVALVFRGVAFEFRFKAHRSRRLWSVAFGLGSLLATFAQGVILGTLVQGIPLVDGVYQGGPFAWFSPFAMLTGAALVAGYALLGSTWLILKTGGRVQALARQMTRPLVVAVIAAMGLVSSWLPFLDSRLMARWFSDGNFWWLSPVPLLTLAVAAALWRSATHPRRDLPPFLLSLALFVLGFLGLVLGMWPYLLPPSMTLWQAAAPASSLGFTLVGLVILLPVILGYTAWSYRVFRGKVHADTGYH
- a CDS encoding cytochrome ubiquinol oxidase subunit I codes for the protein MDALLLSRIQFGFVISFHVLFPAFTIGTASWLAFIEWRWLRTKLPVWRELYFFWQKIFAVSFGMGVVSGIVMAFQFGTNWPRLSEVAGTVIGPLLTYEVLTAFFLEASFLGVMMFGWGRVSPRLHFLSTCMVALGTLFSTFWILSSNSWLHTPAGYEMVNGIVHPVDWWQVVFNPSFPYRLAHMALGSFITTCFVIGGVGAWYLRRGTHVEAGRRMLIAAVAFAALTVPVQIFVGDMHGLNTLKHQPMKIAAMEAHWHETKEGEGVPLVVFALPNEKEERNDFEVAIPKLGSVILTHSLDGTFDPLTSVPASERPPVTPVFFAFRIMVGLGTLMLLLAWVSAFQLWRRKLLDSPWLLRGWNWMLPSGFIALLSGWFVTEMGRQPWVVYGVLRTADAVGPQSAWMTALSLGVYVVGYAFVFGWGIWYLVKILRHGPQPHAEGPSLDHGSHTPARPLSAADEPLEER
- a CDS encoding RNA polymerase sigma factor, whose protein sequence is MSLLGGALAALRGRRRDVAPGPIPDADDDRALVRAIIDGSQPAFAQLVQAYQRTCAHVIGRMVGDRDQVADLLQETFLAVFRQLHRFRFESSLRTWVSRVAYTTALQHLRRRRLEAQWMVAVEVPEELGIGDEGPGPAELSEVLQAGRQLGAALERLSAPQRLIVGLHYLEDFDLAEIEQVTGLARGTIKSHLFRARQVLKQELTRHATAGELL
- a CDS encoding S9 family peptidase — protein: MSRVLPLSLLLSAVLAAPAAHAAPTPITIEQAMADPDWIGPPVEKAWWSWNSQQVEYQLKRNGSPVRDTFRQPLAGGVAAQVADDQRGTLDVAEPVYDRSRSRSAFVRNGDVFVRDLRSGALTQLTRSNERAGNVNFAADNGVIWRVGQNWFHWTAASGVQQVASLKAEKDPRTPPKADVLRDQQLRTLETLRRDRDQREALKDQDQRWRQADPTRAPGPVYLGADVEIGDSVLSPDLTHLIVVTKPKDFDDGRGGKMPLYVTESGYEETEDTRTRVGRNGFEPHTLWYVDVRTGKAEKVSLAGLPGISTDPLAELRRKAGKDALKGERSVQVMSDFMGSGIRWSADGQQAAVMLRANDNKDRWIISVNASDGRVQNRHRLTDNAWINWGFNDFGWMADGRTLWLLSEESGFSHLYTQAGTAKPQALTSGKWETSAPVPSADGKGFYFLCNQQAPHDYEVCAVDTGTRQVRELTSLNGVEDFSLSPDGQQLLVRYSGAYLPPQLAVLPSAGGQARVLTDTRTADYKARQWIQPKLVAVPSKHGAGVVWAKYYEPENKEPGKKYPIVMFVHGAGYLQNVHQRYPAYFREQMFHNLLVQKGYIVLDMDYRGSEGYGRDWRTAIYRNMGHPELEDYKDGLDWLVDTQQGDRDHAGIYGGSYGGFMTFMALFRSPGTFKAGAALRPVVDWHQYNHGYTSNILNTPDIDPEAYRVSSPIEYAQNLQDNLLIAHGMMDDNVFFQDSVNLTQRLIELHKDNWSIAPYPLERHGYVRADSWLDQYKRILKLFEQNLK